The following are encoded together in the Cicer arietinum cultivar CDC Frontier isolate Library 1 chromosome 2, Cicar.CDCFrontier_v2.0, whole genome shotgun sequence genome:
- the LOC101510460 gene encoding uncharacterized protein has protein sequence MSRFSLIAIVFLLSVASSYAAKVKVVDVATICKQSYNATYCIELFKSKPSGVKGDLVSLAQYAIDVLRTKVTKAVDLINKLSSSTSDPAAKEYYGNCYVDFGPEGALSEVSAIQTQLKKGDYANVDSGASFIMTDVGDCFPEDFTDTSLIQKYVGEVTDIAQIIRAVTHFLTS, from the coding sequence ATGTCTCGTTTTTCATTGATTGCAATTGTGTTTCTTTTAAGTGTTGCATCCTCGTATGCAGCTAAAGTTAAAGTTGTGGATGTTGCAACCATTTGCAAACAATCCTATAACGCTACTTATTGTATAGAACTTTTCAAATCAAAACCAAGTGGTGTAAAAGGAGACCTCGTTAGCCTTGCACAATACGCTATTGATGTTCTTCGTACCAAAGTAACCAAAGCAGTCGATCTAATCAACAAACTAAGTTCAAGCACTAGTGATCCTGCCGCAAAAGAATATTACGGTAATTGTTATGTGGATTTTGGTCCCGAAGGAGCACTTTCTGAGGTTAGCGCAATTCAAACACAATTAAAGAAAGGAGATTACGCTAATGTGGATTCAGGTGCAAGTTTTATAATGACCGATGTTGGTGATTGTTTCCCTGAAGATTTTACCGATAcctctttgattcaaaaatatgTTGGTGAAGTCACAGATATTGCTCAGATTATCCGTGCTGTGACACATTTTTTGACGAGTTAG
- the LOC140919318 gene encoding uncharacterized protein — translation MAPDRIQLQNMTKRGNETFKEYVQRWRELASQVEPPYLKKKMVTMFINTLQPPFYDKMIGSVSSNFSDLVIIGERVEMGLKSGKIASGYTGLNNTKKLPAGANKKKEEESHFVASNLANPSFVRRPYAATTSEPPYPKGYDSNAVCDYHSGAVGHSTENCLALKFKVHDLLKAGWLNFKENEPSVKNNPLPVHGGPIVNAIEENHQVIKEVEKIKAPMGLIFSELSKLPCDGTYMRPSPMVVRAFDGSRREVMGEIDLPVQIGPVTFEITLHVMDIVPAYSCLLGRPWIHYAGVVPSTLHQKLKYMINDQLVIVSGEGDLLVSNLSTTPYVETTKDALETAFQTLEIVDTAYVETTPIEPHMSNTAIMVAKFMLSRGHHPWHELGKDEEGLREPVELPENRDKWGLGYKPTRDDKRRLVKEKKEKN, via the exons ATGGCTCCTGATAGAATCCAGCTGCAAAATATGACAAAACGAGGCAATGAAACATTCAAGGAATATGTCCAACGATGGAGAGAACTAGCTTCCCAGGTTGAACCCCCCTATCTGAAAAAGAAAATGGTGACCATGTTCATAAACACTCTTCAACCTCCGTTTTATGACAAAATGATAGGAAGcgtttcatcaaatttttcagaTCTCGTCATCATAGGTGAAAGAGTAGAAATGGGATTGAAAAGCGGAAAGATTGCTTCCGGCTATACCggattaaataacacaaaaaagTTGCCCGCAGGTGCGAATAAGAAAAAGGAGGAAGAAAGCCATTTTGTGGCATCAAACCTAGCTAATCCTTCTTTTGTTCGTCGCCCTTACGCTGCTACAACTTCAG AACCACCCTACCCAAAAGGATATGACTCGAACGCCGTGTGTGATTACCACTCTGGGGCTGTAGGACACTCTACTGAAAACTGCTTAGCTTTAAAATTTAAGGTGCACGATTTGCTTAAGGCTGGATggttgaattttaaagaaaacgaGCCTAGCGTGAAGAATAATCCTCTACCAGTCCATGGTGGGCCAATAGTGAATGCAATCGAAGAAAATCACCAAGTAATAAAGGAGGTCGAGAAAATTAAGGCCCCGATGGGACTGATTTTCTCTGAGTTAT CAAAACTACCTTGTGATGGTACATATATGAGACCAAGTCCCATGGTTGTTAGAGCTTTTGACGGGAGTCGCAGAGAAGTAATGGGGGAAATCGATCTCCCAGTTCAAATAGGCCCGGTCACATTCGAAATCACGCTTCACGTGATGGATATTGTACCCGCTTATAGTTGCTTATTGGGGAGGCCATGGATCCATTATGCCGGCGTCGTGCCGTCAACCTTACACCAAAAGCTGAAGTATATGataaatgaccaattggtaATCGTATCAGGAGAAGGAGATTTGTTGGTGAGTAATTTGTCCACCACACCTTATGTTGAGACAACAAAAGACGCTCTAGAAACTGCcttccaaacactagaaatcgtGGACACCGCTTATGTCGAAACGACACCTATAGAACCACATATGTCCAACACTGCTATTATGGTGGCTAAGTTCATGTTGAGCAGAGGACACCATCCATGGCACGAGTTGGGGAAGGATGAAGAAGGGCTCAGAGAACCGGTGGAACTTCCTGAAAATAGAGATAAGTGGGGTTTAGGTTACAAACCCACCAGGGATGACAAACGGAGATTGgtcaaagagaaaaaagaaaaaaattag